The segment TTTCCATAGTTGGAGCACTCTGACCTCTGGCATTTGGGCTCTGTCTTCATTGGGCGCAATGTCCTCTCAAAAGTTTCAATTTTTTCTTGATGTGGGTCAGAATAGACCAATCTAGGTCTCATGCTGGTGACACTAGTGACTAACTCATTTGCATGAGTTTGTTCAGCCTCGTTATAAAAGGAAGAAGGGAAGTGACTATAGAGAGATGATGGTGCAGTTTCAGAGAAGGCTGATGTTGACTCTTGCATGTGAAGTTTTGATGGGTAGGAAAGGCTGCTTCCAGAACCATGAAGAAAGGATGTgttgtttaaactttttactgAAATCTGTGGGGCTGTTTCTCTCATTGCAGTTTGCAAGAGTTTATCATTTTCCCTCATGCAGAGTTGGTTACGATAACAAGAACTACACATATTTTGTTCTGCTGGGTCACCAAAGTTAGGACAACCTTTCATTATGCAAGGTTTGCCTCGAGAATACTGAGATTTAAATGCAGGACTAGACTGAGGtgaaattttattaatatacTGATGTTCaggatttctttctttttgaaatgttttttctttttctctctgtaaATCTCTTACATTACTGCCAGTTAGGAGTGATTGTTTAGAAAAATTACCTTGGTCTTTTGTGGGATTAACACTTAGAACTTTAGATACTAGTCGCTCCAATGCACTGATGGGTTTTGGGTCAACATATAAAGGAGTACTTTCGAGTGTATCTGGTGTTTTAAGGATGTAAATATTTTCACCTTCCTGCCAAGTTATTTCAGTGTATGGTGAGTTTTTATCTTCAAGTGGACATGAAATCACTTCAAAAGAGTTGGACTGGCTTGAAGTTCCTTCTCCTGAAATGCTAATATCTAAGGATGGAGCTGTTGCCATTTGATGCATTTTTTCTTGCTCAATTTGAAAGCACTGATGGCAAAATGGGAAAGTTCCTACAGCACACCTATACCCACAGTTATTTTTGCATCGTTCATTCAGCATTGAGAGAGGCTGGTGATTCTCAAGCCCAGACATAAGAGGAGCAGAAGGACCCATCAAAGCAGCTGGAGGAACAGCATTTCTGGCTGCTGCTGGGGTGTTAGCACCAGCAGATAGTTTACTCCTTGCATTTATGCTATCATGTTCCTGCTCACACATGTTAAATATTTTCTCAAAAGTATTGACAGCTGGTGGGTTAACTTTTATCTGAACCCAAGGAATTTTAGCTACATTAGATCCTGCAATGTTTACCTCCAATTCTTTAATTGCTAGGTAGCCTTGTATTAGATCCCATGCTTTGCAATCTTCTTCTTTGAGAAGAAATCGGATGGGAAGAAAACATAAATCTTTATCAACAAGAGGAAATAACAAATCTTTTATATTCTCTGTTGAAGCTTCTGACAGTAAAGGAGCGAAATGGTTCAAGTGGTAACCAAGTAGAACAGGAGTTTTACAGCATTCTTGTGGCTGCCACTCTAAAGGTAAATAGAGTCCACTTAAGTTGTTACTTTGCAGCTGCTGTCCACTGTATGAACAAGCAAAACTGCTGGTTATTACGATGATTGGCCGCCTCAAAATGTTTGCTAAAATGTATATGTGTACAGCCTCTAATGAATGATGAGGGACAGCAGCACTCAGATTTTTGGAAAGGACATTCGTTACATGGTTTGCAATATCTTCCCACTCTTTGTCAATTAGCTGAAGATAGAAGAAGaacaaattaatataattttgtcaatggttatatatatatatatatatatatatataacattataattaatgaattatattaatatttatttgtattttattgccCTCCTAAAAGACAAGAGTCATgataagaaaaatttaaaaaagaaacaactattGAAATCATATTTCAACATTATATACTCATAAGGCTTGAAAGAGAAGCAATAGTGGGTATAGTTAAGTCAAAACAtgatggtggctgagtgataaagcaaTTGCCTTCCAAACTTAGGATCCTTGGTATGAATCCCAGTGAAGGCTGGGGTtttcaatttcaattttttaggCAAgggctatcctaacctgtactatactacactacaaaagatcatctgtattagaaatttattaaattaataaacaaaaaaccacaaatattcaacacacatctaatcatgtaaacataaaataagtgtAAAAGTCTGTATAGAAGTCACtatccagtgacctaattttggtagaataagtgtgttcatattttttttttgttcgtatttatgcataatttgaaaacacttaatgatttcatgtgaggggctatgcctggggatcttaaaatttagttaatgttaatatagaattaaaatctgagtttattgatgcctaaatatagagactgtctgaaataaattatggtgttttcggaatcaaataatgtgggtcaaatttgtttgaattaaatgaaaacacatggcctctttgaccttaaatataataacaaatataggttaggggtacaaatataagtagtcatccttattcagaagattttgatacttcattttcttttctatgtcgaaccattgtcaaataatgcgctgtcaaagtaaaactttgaaattttggcctataggtgtccgaatagcataaactactctatagGCACTATTATAGCAATGTCAATGAGTATACTGAGTATAggcttttattattatcataatgataatcataatgataTGAATTATGAAATGATAATCATAGTGATAAtgttaaatgtaggcctatctttACTTTAACTTTAACCCGTTTTTTATAatccactatatatatatagtctataccTAGAGGctagatcctagatctagattacatcATGATCTAGCTAAAATAGATTGAAATcttgctagatctagagtctataaacTATACAGaagctatagactatagatttaaaaaaaaataagattatttttaaGAGGCTGTTTACATTCTGCCTTTTGTGGGCCTAATTTACGGAAGTCAGAATTCTCTGGATTTtcacgcaaaaaaaaaacaaacttataaaTAAACCAATGGATTTTTCCGTTTTCCCAGAATAACTGAACGTTTCAATGTAGAAGATTATTCCTAATAATAGTCTCTGTATTTTGACAGGCGGATAAGATACGATCTGTTGGTTACCTGATCAGTACTCTTGACAAGTAAACTAAGCTCATCCACATGCTGCCGCGACCATCTTTTTTTAAACCGACATTCAATGTCATTCACAATTGCTATGTGTAGAAGTTCTCTCAATATATTAGCGTCATCCTTAATGCTCCAAATATACAAAGATATAGAATGTAGCAAGCAATTGCCGTCTCCtgatgtaaacaaaaacaaaattaagagtaataaactttaatattattatcaaatttcactaagtttaatataattttctaCTGCTATTGTAATATAATACTTAGCCTGACTTAGGGCCttttaataatagatctatagattaagTGCACTATAACTCCTAACTCCTCAatctttataattatttagCTTTAAATTTAGCATTAAATTAAAGTGTATTAAATGACCAATGAAGCTATATATAGTTTGAAACTTTAACTAAAATtcctattaaaattattaaatattgcaaTATTTTATAAGCATGTATAGACTATGCTAAGTACAGAATATGCCTTAAAAATTAATGCTGTGTAGGCCAGTGCctttttttagatctatatatcattaTATGCATAGAATTAGTCCCGTATGTAATAACAATAACTATAATAATTCAAACTCACTTGGGACAGAAATAGCTTGTAAAAGAAATTCTGTTTTTGTCCAGTTGATAGCTTGTATGTTTTCCAAGTCCTCTGTCATAGCTTCATCAATGACTAGTTGTGAAAAACTCTTTTTAAGTTTCCTGGTAATTTTGGTCGTGTTCGGTAACTGGCAGTCATAAAAACTGATGTCATGTTTAAAAGTTATAGGTTTGTGATCAGTACGATAGTCTATATTCTGACTAAGACTTTGTTGAATTTCTCTTTTTAACTTATCAATGTCTGTAAAAGGTGTTAGCTCCATTATCGACCTATAAATTTAAGTAACAAGTAAAATGAAGAGACAATATTTCTTAAATAGACAAAGTGTAAAAATGGAAATTCCCGAATTCTATTTTTCTTAGAtcttaaaatagaaatattttttccccttatcAAATTTTGGTTTTGTTCCAATCAGCATAAGCGAGTTTctaaaaagaaatgtgttttcCAGCTtgcagagacagacagacagagacagcgagagagggagagagatcaTATGTCTTGGAAGCATAAAAACGTAAAGAAATATCAGATGTCTGAAGAACATATAGGCGACATAAGCCTGTGAAAATAGACATTAGGCTAGacaaaaaaatgatatagtaTAGGAAAGTCTTTGCTATGATCGGGTACAGAAGATGGACATCTTTTAGGGcctttaggcctacataaagCTTAGAATCCCATTGTTTCTAGCATAGCAGAATATTTGGCGTTTCGAAACCACATGAAGGATGACTATAAGCTAAtgttcattgaatacattaaGCATTTCTCtgttaaaattaacaaaagtaAAGTTGAAGTGAACAAATGGTTTTAGTATTTCTCTCTATAAAGGGAAAAGAAGCTGATGTTGAGATCAGTTAGGGCACAGGGGTTCTCAGGCTGTGGGTCGCGACCGCTTTGGGGGTtgaatgaccatttgccaggggtcgcctaagaccatcggaaattttggtttttcgtttattttaaattgaatttttttttttttgggggggggggggtcatttcTAACGTGTTGTAACAAATACATTTGTACCATAGACGGTATAGAATTACAATCTAATGTAGTATGTAAAGGGATATAACTCAGATTAGCATCACACATATCAACTCATTAAACGATTGTGAAGTGTCATTTAACTGAAATataaattggggggggggggggagacatagttaaaaacacaaacttaTCACCAGACGATACAGAGGGCACCATTTGTGAGTGTTGCATCATTGCTTGAAGGGAGACAGTTTTCCATTGATAGTTAGGCGACTTTGTTTCAAATGCTTTGCTTAACTCCATTGCGGAATCAAACATTATTTCAATGATTAAGATTTTAGCTATTCTTAAAACTATTAATTGAAACTATTGCTACGTAGCCTAATTATTTTCTAGTCCATGTTATTGAAGATAATATATCCATTACGAAACATCCTATGAACATTGATCTTGAACACAAGaatgttagaaaagaaaatataaagacgATTTTTTTGCGGTCTGGTTTTATAAAGTCAGAGCAAACAGAGACGTCTAAGTTTTGGCGATAAGAACATCCGGTAGTTTTGACGGAGTCAACAAATCTAAACTCATCATCAACAGCAGCTGTTATCACTTCTTATTTGGTGGCTCTCAGAAGTGACACATCTATCAAATCTCACACCATTGTCGAGGAGTTAAAAATTGCCAGTGGTCAAAGACATTGTTCAAGTTATAAATGGAGTCGAATTCGTCACTAAATTTagtgcgattttttttttatctaatgaCACTTTTCCCATTGAGAATAGTTCTGCTGAAATTATCAATCAGGTAATTCAGGAAATGATATCTTCTCCGCTTCCAATATTTAGCATCCAGCTTGATGAATTCACAGACGTTGCAACTTGATCACAATGACTGGTTTACGTGATTTTAAAGACGAGTTTCTATTTTACAAACCTCTTGAAACAACTAGcacgttttatatttaataaagtatAAGTTTTCTTGGGAAAAAAATGTGGTGTCTGCACAGATGGTGCTTCGAGAATGCTTGGATGTCGTTTTGATTTCAACGTCTGGTTCTGAATGAGTCTCTAAAAGTCATCGAAACTCACTATAGGATTCATAATTATGTATTAGCAAAGAATACATTGCCACCAGCATTACACCAATAACGATGCagctgaatttgtttttttattttcaatgttatttattcaattctGAATCACGTGCTTGCTGACAGCTTCCGTTCTACCTGGGATTGTTTTGCGCCTTCTTCTTCCATTTCCAACATTTCTTTGCGAAACATGTTTCTCCAGTTTGCTAGCTATCAATTCAGAAATAGACTTGATTGATAGACTGATGCTGAAGATGACATTCATTGTGATCTTGCAAAGTCTGTCCCTAGAATTCATGAACTGGTGAAACAGAAACAATCTCAACATTCGCAATGACTTTGGCTTGTTtgcaataaatttaaaatttgatcATGATTTTATAACGTTAGCAAAATCACAGTTAGGGCCTTTTTAGGCCTAAGGCCGAAACAAATTTTatggttgggggtcgccgccTAGTGGAGAATCGTATTAGGGGGTCGCCGACcataaaaaggttgagaaccgctcaaaatgataaggatgatgaaataaactaccctATATACTAAGTTACTTCCCGAGAGTAACACGCACTAGTCAGCGTTAATCCTTGAAATTGAGAGTATCCCCGCACGGATCTGTGTTGAAGGCATGCAACAGGGCCAATAACTTATAAAACAACGTgaaaagcaagattacatgacagtggcgtaaaatttaattaatttaaaaacaaatttcgacactcatttggggggtccccctcaagtgggggcccgggggaatcttcaaattctccccctcctccccccaccctagctacgccactgtctagCTTGGGTCAATCTGAGCGAAAAAGTACGTTTATAAaacaagaaattatttttttttaaacttaaaaaaaaaaagcttatatgaagtgtaattgAATCAATTAGCTTCGATCagtcatgaaataaaatttgtaatagatctaggccattaacataaatctgtgcgattaatatttttaccaattgtttttgttgaggGCTATTTCATGCGtttagctttttcaatacgctatgatcatatcacttatTTGGAACCaactgaattcgaactcgtttgttcctcaaacaaggaaatcctatgccgaactgggagtcgaccccttagtgaggttgtgacagagcgtcgcatgaggtttgcgggacaagttctccaacaaaatgaactacgtataccaagagttgcgatgacatggaagccaatacgaggaaagcgcaaacagggacgtcctcgtattacttggcacCACACCTTTATGGAGGAcatcagaacagtggacaccaggtgggaggaggcttaagacattgccaatgacagatctctatggagacagcttgccgcccaatgcgccgaacggctcgggaggacctaagtctaagtaagtaagaattcgaactcatggaaAATGCTTCCTCGGGCAGAAGTTcggcttgatccgagattgggtgtcgcataaataaggtgtacaaactttttaccagacagagtgagttaatataagcgttGTAAGCACAACAAAAGTAATCCAGAATCTTTACAAGCAGGCCAATAGCgtagtgtacttcaacaataatattgaagCTGTtttaaaaccacagttggagtgcTACAAGTTCCACACTTTTACCAACACTTTTCAATGTCTTCATTGAAAGGAAAATGGAGGATGATCTTGAAAGTTATGAAGGCAATGTAACCTAACAACATATGaaccaattaaaatattaaccaattagataactaattattgctaattaattattttgatatatttataaaaggaaataacttctaaatCATTGAGACATATAGTTGTGAGTGTGGAGTTCTTCACCTcggataagctttttttttttcttgattacCGTACGTAATCCAAAAAGTTTAATGTGGAGAAATAATTGTCACACTTAAGCTCTATTAAAACGTGTGTTTGCCCCATTCCTTGATCCATTGTATAGGTGAAACATTTGCTTTGACCCTGTAACGTGAGAAACTAAGAATGTACAGAGATACAAATCAtgtccacgttatttctcccattgcCTATTCTCAGAGCAAGTTGAAACTGCGcacaattattatttcttgatgAGATGACAACACgcgaatcaatcaaaacatgaGCCAATTAGTTAGTTATCTTACTCTTACTTAACAATTGTAGTGCCGGCAATACAAATGTAcggtaaattttattttactaatggACCAAACAAAAGACAATGAACAATACATAGATATTAGAAATCAAGTTATTTGTGTTGATTGTTGTAATAAGTCAGTGGTACTAAAGTTGAAAAGCGTGTAAGAAACAGTTTGTTTTGTGCAGATTAACAAGCCAGTCagtctaaacattttaaatattaatagaaCCAGACCCATAAAATATctgatatttatttcaaatgaacTTAAACAGGTTTTTCCTTTAAAGTAAGAATATACTTGACTACACTAATATTAACTGTTTTATGTTCTAAGCTCTGGGAAGTACTCACAAATATTTCTACAAGATGTCTATCAATGACTAGACAATATTTTGACTGCGACATTGGCTACATTCTTAATAATACAACTTGTACCACAGAGATTGTCAAAAAAAACCCCCCAACAATTTCACTGAATAGCCCATGCTGTTTAAAAATCAGTATTTctataaaaatgaaaacttgATAAAACTGCAACTGACTAACGAAATATGaaccaacattaaaaataattggcAAATGTAACAAATACTGGTTATCataataaaaatgattgaaCTTTTAATCTATTCTGTATCAGCAATAAAATATGTTAATGAATGAGTTGAAAACtaaaatttagttaaaataTCACATTAATtaacaaagattattattttaatcagatactttatttacatattatttGGCTAAACAGTCTCACTAATATTTTACAGAAATTTTTTCtaggattattatttttttcttacattttccTCAAAGTCTGTAAATCTTTGAGTGAAATCATATAAAGTGAACACATTTCTTTTACAATATTTGCAAGCTATAAAATATTTCCTAATAAAACTGCAATATGCATCCTGGAGTGTTGTTTGGTTGTCAAAGGTCCAGGACTCAAAATGCCACCTTATACCACCCCACATCaagaggtttgggctagaatgtaatgACTGGTATCCttaaaatctgaaggaacatcccaaatatgttcaacatttttaaagtgttttttttcccccacaaaatctagatctaaaaaattgtgtttaatGTAGAGATCAGCTCAAGTGCAATAAGgggacataattaaaaaaatttatgatGAATTAAGAACACATACCTACTTTTTGTATTTAAGGGAAAACTTCATAAGTTAATTATCATATTATTAGTATGCGTGGTCAGGTGAAATACTGAACTCATTCTTAATCTTAAGAACCAAAGACACTgccacattattattattagtttatttatttatcaactACACATTATGTAGTTTTAGCTACCGTATGTAACATCCTAACAAACTACCATTATAGTACCAAACGCAATATTCTATGATATTTGTTCATACATCTTTCAGAAGAGTTCCAGAAACGGCAATATTCAATTAAATGTTTGATACAAGTCTGCGAAGAATAGTTGGTAGTTTAGTAATAATGACTTCATGAGTAAAAGAGACTAAactctataatatatttttttttcaattttgtaaaatattaataagtCTATGAACTCAACTGTTCATATCAcacagaataaaaacaaaaaaccaacTGAATTTTGTTGAATTACAACATGTTAATAAGTCAAAAAGATCAACAAAATGCTAAGGTACGATGTAAAATAGTGTTTGCACACAATTACATTAGAGTGGGTTTTTgcaaattaaattctatcaataCTCCAACAAATACATATGCATGACCATAACATTATACTAACAGAAACATTGTAAG is part of the Biomphalaria glabrata chromosome 2, xgBioGlab47.1, whole genome shotgun sequence genome and harbors:
- the LOC106078457 gene encoding tumor necrosis factor alpha-induced protein 3-like, producing the protein MELTPFTDIDKLKREIQQSLSQNIDYRTDHKPITFKHDISFYDCQLPNTTKITRKLKKSFSQLVIDEAMTEDLENIQAINWTKTEFLLQAISVPRDGNCLLHSISLYIWSIKDDANILRELLHIAIVNDIECRFKKRWSRQHVDELSLLVKSTDQLIDKEWEDIANHVTNVLSKNLSAAVPHHSLEAVHIYILANILRRPIIVITSSFACSYSGQQLQSNNLSGLYLPLEWQPQECCKTPVLLGYHLNHFAPLLSEASTENIKDLLFPLVDKDLCFLPIRFLLKEEDCKAWDLIQGYLAIKELEVNIAGSNVAKIPWVQIKVNPPAVNTFEKIFNMCEQEHDSINARSKLSAGANTPAAARNAVPPAALMGPSAPLMSGLENHQPLSMLNERCKNNCGYRCAVGTFPFCHQCFQIEQEKMHQMATAPSLDISISGEGTSSQSNSFEVISCPLEDKNSPYTEITWQEGENIYILKTPDTLESTPLYVDPKPISALERLVSKVLSVNPTKDQGNFSKQSLLTGSNVRDLQREKEKTFQKERNPEHQYINKISPQSSPAFKSQYSRGKPCIMKGCPNFGDPAEQNMCSSCYRNQLCMRENDKLLQTAMRETAPQISVKSLNNTSFLHGSGSSLSYPSKLHMQESTSAFSETAPSSLYSHFPSSFYNEAEQTHANELVTSVTSMRPRLVYSDPHQEKIETFERTLRPMKTEPKCQRSECSNYGNASKQGYCNACFDRFKKEILAASYGDDVPD